In the genome of Planococcus donghaensis, the window GGAATCGTGCTACGGAACATTATGAAGGCGCACGTGAAAAAGTTCGTAAGTTCATTAATGCTAATTCAATGGAAGAAATTATTTTCTTACGAGGAACGACAACCGCTATGAACCTCGTTGCGCAAAGCTACGGCAGAGCCAATGTTCAAGAAGGCGACGAAATTGTCATTACCTATATGGAACATCATTCTAATATTATTCCTTGGCAACAATTGGCAAAAGAACGCGGCGCCATTTTAAAATATGTTGAGCTTGAAAAAGACGGCACGATTTCGTTAGAGCAAGTCCGCGCAGTCGTGACGGAGCGAACAAAAATCGTCTCAATGGTTTATGTCTCGAATGTTCTCGGCACGATGAATCCAGTAAAAGAAGTTGCACAGATTGCGCACGAAAATGGAGCAGTTATGGTCGTTGATGGTGCTCAAGCTGCACCTCACTTGAAAATAGATGTTCAGCAATTAGACTGTGATTTCTTTGCATTTTCTGGCCACAAAATGTGTGGTCCTACTGGCATCGGCGTTCTTTACGGCAAAAAAGAATTATTAAACAATATGGAACCTGTAGAATTTGGTGGAGAAATGATCGATTTCGTTGGTTTATACGATTCGACATGGAAAGAGCTGCCTTGGAAATTTGAAGGCGGAACACCAATTATTGCAGGCGCTGTGGGATTAGGTGCAGCGATAGATTTTCTTAACGAGATCGGTTTAAATGAAATTGAAAAGCATGAACATCAAATGGCTGCTTACGCAATGGAAAAAATGAACTTGATTGAAGGATTAGATATTTATGGACCAACCGATCCACAAAAACGTGCGGGTATTGTGACGTTCAACTTAAACGACGTTCATCCGCATGATGTCGCGACTGTCTTAGACATGAGCGGAATCGCGGTTCGCGCTGGTCATCATTGTGCGCAACCTTTAATGAAATGGCTGGAAGTTTCAGCCACAGCACGCGCTAGCTTCTACTTATACAACAACGAGTCGGATGTTGACCGTTTAGTAGAAGGATTGCGTTCGGCAAAGGAGTATTTCAACGATGTCTTCTAATAACTTAGACCAATTATACAGACGCGTTATTATGGATCACTATAAGACCCCTCGCAACAAAGGGGCACTTGAAAAAAATAGCGTGAATATCGAGATGAACAATCCGACCTGTGGTGACCGCATCCAACTGACTTTGCAGGTCGAAGACGGCATTGTCAAAGATGCGAAGTTTGACGGTGAAGGATGTTCGATTTCAATGGCTTCTGCTTCAATGATGACGCAAGCTGTCAAAGGGCAGGAAGTTGATACGGCATTAAAACTTTCCGGTATCTTTTCAGATATGATGCTTGGTAAAGAGTACGATGATTCGATTGATCTTGGTGATATTGAAGCACTACAAGGCGTCTCTCAATTTCCAGCCCGTATAAAATGTGCGACTTTGGCTTGGAAAGCGATGGAAAAAGGCGTGCAAAACGAAGAAAAATCGTAACATAGAACGGAGGAACGACGATGGCGAAAAAAATGCCGGAAATCGGTGATTATAAATATGGGTTCCACGACAAAGATGTTTCAGTATTTAGATCAAAAAGAGGTTTAACTGAAGACATCGTAAGAGAAATTTCAAAAATTAAAGAAGAGCCAGAATGGATGCTTAAATCTCGTCTAAAAGCATTGAAATTGTTTTATTCAATGCCGATGCCACAATGGGGCGGCGACTTAGGTTCATTGAACTTTGATGAAATTACGTATTACGTAAAACCATCAGAAGCAAGTCAAACTTCATGGGATGAAGTTCCTGAAGAAATCAAACGTACATTTGATAAATTAGGAATTCCAGAAGCAGAGCAAAAATATTTGGCTGGTGTATCAGCTCAGTACGAATCTGAAGTTGTTTACCACAATATGAAAGTCGAATTGGAAGACATGGGTATCGTCTTTAAAGATACGGGTGCTGCACTTCGTGAAAACGAAGACCTTTTCAAAGAACATTGGCAGTCAGTAATTCCAGCAGCAGACAATAAATTTGCTGCGTTAAATACGGCGGTTTGGTCTGGTGGCTCATTCATTTACGTACCTAAAGGCATTAAAGTGGAATCACCACTTCAAGCGTACTTCCGTATTAACTCGGAAAACATGGGTCAATTTGAACGTACGCTAATCATTGTAGATGAAGGCGCAAGCGTTCATTACGTAGAAGGTTGTACAGCTCCTGTTTACACAACAAATTCACTTCACTCAGCTGTTGTTGAAATTATTGTGAAAAAAGATGCTTACTGCCGTTATACAACAATTCAAAACTGGGCAAACAACGTCTTTAACCTTGTAACGAAACGTGCATTTGTGTACGAAAACGGGACAATGGAATGGATTGATGGCAACATCGGTTCGAAATTGACGATGAAATATCCAGCGGTTTACTTGAAAGGCGAAGGCGCACGTGGCATGACATTGTCAATCGCAATTGCTGGTAAAGGACAACACCAAGATGCTGGTGCGAAAATGATTCACTTGGCTCCAAATACGTCTTCTTCGATTGTTTCGAAATCAATTTCAAAACAAGGCGGGAAAGTATCGTATCGCGGAATCGTTCATTTTGGACGTAAAGCTGACGGCGCACGTTCGAACATCGAATGTGATACGTTGATTATGGATAACCAATCAACTTCTGATACAATTCCATACAACGAAATCTTAAACGATAACGTTTCTTTGGAACACGAAGCGAAAGTTTCAAAAGTATCTGAAGAGCAGTTGTTCTACTTGATGAGCCGTGGCGTTTCTGAGCAAGAAGCTACAGAAATGATCGTTATGGGCTTTATCGAACCATTTACAAAAGAACTTCCAATGGAATATGCGGTAGAAATGAACCGTTTAATCAAGTTCGAAATGGAAGGCTCGATCGGTTAATCGATTTATATGTAACCCTTGGTGTGACGATGTTCACGCCAAGGGTTATTTTTATAGGCTTGAACGAAATAACAAGTCATATCTCTAATCATGCAAGGGAAGCGTTTGGGTACTTGCTTAAAGGGTATAAGAGTAACGTATATAAATCCTTAGGAGGTATGCAAAACATGAGTCAAAAATTCGAAGCTTTAAAAGAGAAATTGAACAATGCAGACTTAAGCGAAGCAAAAGAAGTATTGGTGCAAGCTAAAGAAGCTTATGATGATGGTAAAATTGATGAAACTGAAAAGAAAGAATTGATGGATTCTGCGAAATCCTTAATAGCTAAAAAAGGAATTGGCGGGTTATTCTAAAATCCTGTAATCATAATAAGCTTAGGCGCACATCATGTGCGCCTAAGCTTATTTTTTTATGTGTTTTAATGCTTCGCGTTTGCTAAGAGGCATTAACTCATGTGTAGAGACAAACGTTTCTACCCATTCAGCATCGGTCTTGGCATATTCACGTAATGCCCAGCCAATAGCTTTTTGAATAAAGAATTCAGGAGATGTAGCATGATGAAGTATAATTTGACTAAGTATGATTGTGTCTGTCTGCTGCTTGTATTTTAGCTGGTGGAGAATCGCCGCACGATTTGTCCATATATTTTCTGCTTTTGACCATTCAATCATTGAGCGTGTCCCTTCAACTTGTTCTTTTTGAATAACGTGACCAAGAATTCGGGAAGCAATCGAATCTACACTGTCCCACCAGGACTTGTTTTCAATTAGTTGTCGTAGAAATGCCAAGTCTTTGAGTGTTAACTCCTCTTTCATTTTGTCTAGTAAGGCAATCGCTGCGTATTGGTATTCTCTTTCAGGCAGTTCATATAGTTTCCAGACGGCCTCTAATAATTTCTGGCCGGAAGGCAACTGATGGGTTGAAAAGTGTTTGTTCAATAATTCAGTTCGCAATGGAGTTTTGATCCCTAAAAAGTCAAATTGATTTCGCATGTAGGCAGACATTGGAACCATTTGTTCAGGATTACGGTTTGCTTTAAAGCTATCAATTAGTTCTTGATCGTCCCATAGCTTTTTCATGTTTGGCTCATCTCCTTGAGTGAAAATCAATTGAAGCGAAAGATAACTATTTTAAAAAAGACGTTCTATTTTTTCTATGTTATCATAAAATAATAACGAAAATGGAGGCGGGACCATGATTTATGTAGGATTGACGGGTTGGGGAGACCATCCAGATGTCTATAGCCCGGGCTCAAAGAAAACAGAGAAATTAAGTGATTACAGTGGACATTTTCCAATAGTTGAATTAGATTCTTCTTTTTATGCGGTTCAACCAGAACGCAATATTCGCAAGTGGATTGCGGAGACGCCGGCGCAATTTCAATTTGTCGTCAAAGCTTATCAAGGCATGACAGGCCACCTTCGTGGTGAAAATCCATTTGAATCACGTGATGCCATGTTTGAAGCTTTCCGTAAGTCTATCGAACCTTTGAAAGAGGAAGGTAAATTAGCAATGGTGTTACTGCAATTTCCGCCATGGTTTGATTGTCAAAAAGACAATGTCGATCAACTTCGAGAAATTATTGAACGTCTTAAAGAATTTGATTTGGCGATCGAGTTTCGCCATCAATCCTGGTATGCAAATGGAATGAGTGAAAAAACTTTGGATTTTCTTCGGAACAATAACTTGATTCACTCAGTTTGTGATGAGCCGCAGTCAGGAGAGGGTTCAATTCCGCTTGTGCCAGTATCTACTAGAAAAGATAAAGTGTTGTTGCGCATACATGGTCGCAATGTTCACGGCTGGGTAAATCCTGGAGGTGCACAAAACTGGAGAGAAGTTCGTTATTTATACGATTACAATAAAGAAGAACTCGAGGAAATTAGTAGAGCCGTAAAGACATTGACGAACACTACTGAAAATGTATATGTGATTTTTAATAACAATTCAGGAGGGCATGCAGCAGGTAATGCGAAGCAGTTCCAAAAGATGAATAACCTATCATTTGATGGGCTTTTACCAAAGCAGTTGGATTTATTTGAAGGAGGATTTTAATGGTTTTCATCGTTATGGCAGTTGTCGGAATAATGTCCGGCATACTGGGTGCTTTAATCGGTTTGGGTGGGGGCGTTATATTGGTACCTGCTTTGCTGTTTATGGGCACTAGCTTTGCATTTTTTCCAGAACTTTCACCACAAAAAATTGTTGGGTTATCGGTTATTATGATGATTTTTACAGGTCTTTCTTCCACGTTAGCCTATATGAAAGTTCGAACAGTTGATTACAAAAGTGGATTCATTTTTTTTGCAGGTAGTGCACCGGGAACAATTGTCGGTGCTTTTATTAATAAAAATTTAGACTTACCCTCCTTCAACTTATATTTTGGGATTCTTTTAGTTTTTCTATCCTTGTTGCTGTTATTGCGTGACCATCTTAATGCAGTTCAATGGTTTGTGGAGAACGGTCGAAAAACAACGTTTACAGACAGAGAAAAAAAAGAATATGTTTATGGCTATCCAATCTGGTTTGCTTTGTTATTAACATTTTTTGTTGGCGTTGCTTCTGGTCTATTTGGTATTGGTGGCGGGTCTATCATTGTCCCAGCGATGATTCTTTTGTTCTTATTCCCTCCTCATGTAGCTGTTGGGACATCGATGTTAATGGTGTTTCTATCAGCACTGGTAAACTCTGTTACGCATATTTCGTTGGGGAATGTGCCGTGGATTTACACACTTGCAGTCGTGCCAGGGGCCTATATGGGTGCGAAAATAGGTGCAGCGTTAAACAAACGCCTCAATTCGGAAATGTTGGTCACCATTTTGAGAATTGTATTACTCGTGCTTGGGATACGTTCAATTTATGAAGGAATATTTAGCATTTAAAGAGGTGTTTTCATGAGCGAAACTATTCATATTTACCATACAAATGATTTACACAGTCATTTTGCAAATTGGCCACGCATTAAATCATTTTTAGCTGAACGAAAAAGGTGGCATGAAGAAGAAGGGGACATTTGTCTGGTTTTGGATATAGGCGACCATGTCGACCGTTCGCATCCATTTACAGAAGGTACTGCAGGAAAAGGCAATATCCAGTTACTTAACGAAGCAGGATATGACGCGGTGACAATCGGTAATAATGAGGGCATTACGTTGTCTAAAGAAGAGCTAAATGATTTGTATGTTCAAGCTAATTTTGATGTTGTGGTATCGAATCTATTTGATCTTCATGGCAACCGACCAAAGTGGGCCAAACCCCACCGAATTATTCGGACAGCAAATGGCACACGCATTGGATTAGTGGGGGCAACAGCAGAGTTTACTCCTTTTTATCGCAAACTCGGTTGGCAAATCACCGATGCAAAAGAGTCGATTATTCAATCGGTAGAAGAAATTAAAGACAAAACCGATTTAATTATTTGTTTGTCTCATTTAGGGATAAAAGATGATGAACTATTAGCGGAACTTTGTCCGCAACTCAATATTATTTTAGGTGCACATACCCATCATGTTTTTCATGATGGGAAATGGCAAGGAGATACATTACTTGGAGCTGCAGGAAAGTTTGGTTTTTATATCGGACATATGGCAGTAGAAGAGGAGTTTGGAAAAAGTTCAGCTCGGTTAATTGAAGTGTCGCAGTTATGCGAAGTACAAGAAGATTTTGATAAACATCTAGTTGAACAAGGCAAAATCCAAATGAATGAAATCGTGTATTATAGCGATAAAAAATTGAAGGCAGAGTGGTTTAAGGATTCAGAGCTTGCCACGTTATTTGGGCAAGCAATGATTGAATTCACAGGTGCAGATTGTGCATTATTTAACGCCGGTATATTTATGGAAGATATACATGAAGGTGCGATGACACGATATAATTTTCATAAAATGTTGCCTCATCCGATTAATCCGTGTGTAGTGGAGTTAAGCGGTGCAGAATTAAAAGAGATTTATTTGCAGTCTTTAAATTCAGAATGGCCACAAATTGAGTTAAAAGGAATGGGTTTCCGCGGAGCAGTATTTGGTAAAATGATTCATTTGAACATGGAAATCATTGACCGCCGTCTTTATATTAAAGGTCAACGGGTTGTACACGATCAAAAATATCAATTGGTTACGTTAGACATGCTGACATTTGGTTATTTTTTCCCGAGTTTAAAAAGAGCGACGAAAACATATTTCATGCCAGAATTTCTGCGTGATGTATTCGGTCAATATTTTCATAACAAAGCGATAAAATAGTAATGACAGTTGGAATATATATTCAGTTGATTTTGTAGTGATTTTGGGCTATGCTAAAGAAGAAAGTTATAATGGTGGGTAGAGGCTGCAGGACTAATCAGTAGGGTGCGCGAGTGTGACCGCGTTGAACGCATCTGAAAGGAAGTTTTGCCGAAATTTATTTCTTATGGTCATAGGAAGTGGATTGGGGTCATTCTGAACAAGAATGTCACTGTCATTTGAGCGCAAGTTTGAATGGAGGGCTACAGGGTTGTTTGATGTTTTATCGCACAGACGAATTGTAGAAGGCTGACTGAATCCAAGTGGAGAGGTCAGCCTTTTTTGTCTCAATTTCACCCATCAAAAATAAGGAGGAGTTATTTTGGAGAATACAATTTTTTCGATCTTGCCACCGATTATTGCAATTGTAATGGTCCTATTAACACGCCGTGTACTATTGTCATTAGGTGCAGGTATTGTGGCAGCAGCTATTATCCTTACGTGGTTTTCGCCACTTGAGGCCTTGCAGGAACTTGCTACATCATTCGCAA includes:
- a CDS encoding cysteine desulfurase, with the protein product MINKEIKSYFPILNQEINGHPLVYLDSAATSQKPVQVIEALKSYYELDNANVHRGVHTLGNRATEHYEGAREKVRKFINANSMEEIIFLRGTTTAMNLVAQSYGRANVQEGDEIVITYMEHHSNIIPWQQLAKERGAILKYVELEKDGTISLEQVRAVVTERTKIVSMVYVSNVLGTMNPVKEVAQIAHENGAVMVVDGAQAAPHLKIDVQQLDCDFFAFSGHKMCGPTGIGVLYGKKELLNNMEPVEFGGEMIDFVGLYDSTWKELPWKFEGGTPIIAGAVGLGAAIDFLNEIGLNEIEKHEHQMAAYAMEKMNLIEGLDIYGPTDPQKRAGIVTFNLNDVHPHDVATVLDMSGIAVRAGHHCAQPLMKWLEVSATARASFYLYNNESDVDRLVEGLRSAKEYFNDVF
- the sufB gene encoding Fe-S cluster assembly protein SufB — encoded protein: MAKKMPEIGDYKYGFHDKDVSVFRSKRGLTEDIVREISKIKEEPEWMLKSRLKALKLFYSMPMPQWGGDLGSLNFDEITYYVKPSEASQTSWDEVPEEIKRTFDKLGIPEAEQKYLAGVSAQYESEVVYHNMKVELEDMGIVFKDTGAALRENEDLFKEHWQSVIPAADNKFAALNTAVWSGGSFIYVPKGIKVESPLQAYFRINSENMGQFERTLIIVDEGASVHYVEGCTAPVYTTNSLHSAVVEIIVKKDAYCRYTTIQNWANNVFNLVTKRAFVYENGTMEWIDGNIGSKLTMKYPAVYLKGEGARGMTLSIAIAGKGQHQDAGAKMIHLAPNTSSSIVSKSISKQGGKVSYRGIVHFGRKADGARSNIECDTLIMDNQSTSDTIPYNEILNDNVSLEHEAKVSKVSEEQLFYLMSRGVSEQEATEMIVMGFIEPFTKELPMEYAVEMNRLIKFEMEGSIG
- a CDS encoding DUF72 domain-containing protein, coding for MIYVGLTGWGDHPDVYSPGSKKTEKLSDYSGHFPIVELDSSFYAVQPERNIRKWIAETPAQFQFVVKAYQGMTGHLRGENPFESRDAMFEAFRKSIEPLKEEGKLAMVLLQFPPWFDCQKDNVDQLREIIERLKEFDLAIEFRHQSWYANGMSEKTLDFLRNNNLIHSVCDEPQSGEGSIPLVPVSTRKDKVLLRIHGRNVHGWVNPGGAQNWREVRYLYDYNKEELEEISRAVKTLTNTTENVYVIFNNNSGGHAAGNAKQFQKMNNLSFDGLLPKQLDLFEGGF
- a CDS encoding DNA alkylation repair protein, with amino-acid sequence MKKLWDDQELIDSFKANRNPEQMVPMSAYMRNQFDFLGIKTPLRTELLNKHFSTHQLPSGQKLLEAVWKLYELPEREYQYAAIALLDKMKEELTLKDLAFLRQLIENKSWWDSVDSIASRILGHVIQKEQVEGTRSMIEWSKAENIWTNRAAILHQLKYKQQTDTIILSQIILHHATSPEFFIQKAIGWALREYAKTDAEWVETFVSTHELMPLSKREALKHIKK
- a CDS encoding sulfite exporter TauE/SafE family protein yields the protein MVFIVMAVVGIMSGILGALIGLGGGVILVPALLFMGTSFAFFPELSPQKIVGLSVIMMIFTGLSSTLAYMKVRTVDYKSGFIFFAGSAPGTIVGAFINKNLDLPSFNLYFGILLVFLSLLLLLRDHLNAVQWFVENGRKTTFTDREKKEYVYGYPIWFALLLTFFVGVASGLFGIGGGSIIVPAMILLFLFPPHVAVGTSMLMVFLSALVNSVTHISLGNVPWIYTLAVVPGAYMGAKIGAALNKRLNSEMLVTILRIVLLVLGIRSIYEGIFSI
- the sufU gene encoding Fe-S cluster assembly sulfur transfer protein SufU, which translates into the protein MSSNNLDQLYRRVIMDHYKTPRNKGALEKNSVNIEMNNPTCGDRIQLTLQVEDGIVKDAKFDGEGCSISMASASMMTQAVKGQEVDTALKLSGIFSDMMLGKEYDDSIDLGDIEALQGVSQFPARIKCATLAWKAMEKGVQNEEKS
- a CDS encoding bifunctional metallophosphatase/5'-nucleotidase, producing the protein MSETIHIYHTNDLHSHFANWPRIKSFLAERKRWHEEEGDICLVLDIGDHVDRSHPFTEGTAGKGNIQLLNEAGYDAVTIGNNEGITLSKEELNDLYVQANFDVVVSNLFDLHGNRPKWAKPHRIIRTANGTRIGLVGATAEFTPFYRKLGWQITDAKESIIQSVEEIKDKTDLIICLSHLGIKDDELLAELCPQLNIILGAHTHHVFHDGKWQGDTLLGAAGKFGFYIGHMAVEEEFGKSSARLIEVSQLCEVQEDFDKHLVEQGKIQMNEIVYYSDKKLKAEWFKDSELATLFGQAMIEFTGADCALFNAGIFMEDIHEGAMTRYNFHKMLPHPINPCVVELSGAELKEIYLQSLNSEWPQIELKGMGFRGAVFGKMIHLNMEIIDRRLYIKGQRVVHDQKYQLVTLDMLTFGYFFPSLKRATKTYFMPEFLRDVFGQYFHNKAIK